The sequence ACTAGGGGTACggattaaaagaaaactcacacatgcacatatatatataaataaaatacccacaattatttctttccacaggagaaaaaaaaaaaagaagttctgaACTAatacactttatttatttatttatttatttgattttaaacataGGAACAATTTAAAATCTGGCTAAATTAGTATttctgcagatttattttttttgttcccaaCAGCACTTCCGTATTGGTGTTTAAGCTAAATGACTCATCCGCACAGAAAACTTCAATAgggcagaaaaagggaaataaaaaaggggagGCTCTCAATAAGCTATACACACATGACTTTTGTGTGTTAAGGACCACAGTTTAAGAAATTGGTAAACATTTGTATTAGCACACTCACAGCTGTGCACCCTGATTCCCCCTAAAAAACAGTAATATAACAAACACCACCATTCCATACAAgtattttcctcctcctctttcttgcTTACAAATTTGGTGTATTTTTACAGGACTCCCCTTTGAAGCTAACATTTTCTGGGGTGCTTACGTTTTTCACTCAATTTCATTCTGAATCTTTGTGGATAGAGTCAGGCCAGCCACATTTGATACAAACATTTGATGTTAACATATTTCAAAGATTGTTTGCATGCTATGGCTAACCAAGTTTCAGAATTAAGAACAGGCTactgcaggacacagctgtTAAACAGCTGAGCAAGTCCAAATCCATGACAGGACAAGGACGAAAAATAAGAGACCTTAGCGATGAATCTTATAAAATTAGTATAGTTTTGTAGCACTTGttctcagaatattttacaaTCATCACTGTTAAATCAAGTAGAGACATTTTACTACTTGCAGGCAATTAAGAGTCTTCCTCATGTTGACAAATTATGCATCACTTTTGCTTGTCTAACCTGCAAGCAAAGAGAAGAACCTGAATATCCCTAAATTTATAGCATCTCACGTGGACCAGAATACCTTCAGGTTTCCCATTCCCAGCTCTTTATATCAGAGCTGCAGCTAGAGTAATTTCCAGTATTAAAAGGCAGCTACATTAGCCCAGCACCCTGTTTCTCAGCATAGCTAGGAAGCCAGAAGCACCACCAAACCGACAACATGGCCATGGAGCTTTTCAGACTTGAAAAGCCAACAGCATTCAATGCCACATGCTATGCTGTCATTCAAAACCATGCTTACACCTGCCACTTTCATTAGTTAACTAATGAACTATCGTCACAATTGAGgagatgggaaaaataaaattatctgtgGATAGTAAAATGCAAATGCCACCACTCCAGCACACTTTTTGGATACTTTTGGCTACTCCTAGCTTTGCTGTGGAGCGCATGTTTTGCACCAGCAAAACataatgataaaatataaaatttgtaTGCCAATATTTTCATCAGTATGTTAAAATTCAGCTAAAATTAAGGTCAATATCATTAAaccactattaaaaaaaaaatcaagcaacaacaacacataAGCAAGTATTTTGCAGAGAAAGACTGCCATGTCTGTGACAAACATAAGGCAAGCCATAGTGAACATTTATAAAGACTGTTCagagtatatttttttccaagtgatgAGAAGAATCCTTAGGAAAGAACTTAGAGAAATTCATTCCCACTGACTTTTCTAGTGCTACTAAAAGCAAGGACTGCAGCAGAGCcactggaaatgttttgttctgtcacttaagagaaaaaacaggCAAATACTTGATGAGTTTTATAAACAATTCAGCCAGTAGTCAAAGTTACCTTGCCCAAAGATTAAAGATGGCCAGATCCTTAAAGAGAGCCAATAGGGGGCAGAATTTAAAAACTAGAAAGCTTTTGACAGACAACCACTCCAAGACCTTAGGTTTCATGACAGCATAAGCTTGATCCTATCCACACGGATAAGGCAATCTCAACAGTGCTGTCAGCCCAAGTGGTCTTCATAAAGCCTAGTTCCTAGTCCACTTTTCACAGATCAACAGCTGTCATGAACACATTAAACTGCTTAATGTCAAGAAATGGCGTAACGCAAGCTTAAAACTCTtttgaacatttctgaaagcaaaatgttcaATCATTAAAGACATTTAGAAGGTTGATTGCTAGCACGACAGACACCTGTAGACGAAAAGTCACAACATAGCCACCAAGCCCACAAGAAAGCCAAAATGAGAAGGCTTGCCCTGCGGCTCCAAACGTGTTGATCATTTCCTTTTGACTCCATCAGCTGAATGCAACTGCGTGCCTCACAAGTGGAGAGGCACAGCGGGGAGACAAAGGAGAGCTGAACACGTCATCTCCCGCACTTGCGCAACACAAGCCCCAGTATTTGCTTTAGCCatcttatttctttgtttgcagCAGAACCAGCCCCACATTTGCGATGAACACTTCCTCACCGCATGAGTCGCTGGATCTTGGACTTATCGAGCGCACAAAAGCCAGTTTATTTTAGCACGTGCTTTATTATGCTAGCAATATAATCTGTATTTCCTCTAAACTGAAAGCTATTTCAGCATTATAGTttccttcaaaaacattttaaacgCTTTGGCTTTTCACATCCATGATTACAAAGGAGCCCAGTTTCATCGGTCTTTGAAATGTTATCAGtcacaaaacagacaaattcATGGATATGAGACATTTGGATATAAACTAATCCAAGGCTGAACTGACGGAGAAACACAATTAAATCTCACTGAAGAGCAATACAGTTTGGTACTTAAAAAGCCAAGCAATTGCTGTACACTTGTCATCTAGTATTTAAATGTTAGGACAGCTGAATTAAACATTCAAAGGGAATTTCTTTCATAGCATGCAGCCCTTTACATACGTGAATTTCAGGCTGTTTTCATTGGCATGTGGATCCAGGAATCAttttctcatcaaccaacaacAGCTTTATGGCTTTATTGTGATGGTGGAGTACATACATGACGCATTAAATATATAGAAGTAGTTTTAcaattgcattttattattttggaactGCAATACGTTAATAAATCCACACAGCTTTAACAAAAGGGTTAGGgcttttgttggtttttggtttgtttttaaagtcagaCAAGCAATCTACTTGGCATACATTTAATACTGACCTGAATATCGAAAGCAAACTAGCATCTATCCACACTGATCTGACTGCCTCTAACAACTATACCCATATGCAAATAACAGGGATAGGAAAGCTAACCCTAATCAGCCACTGAGGTTGCAAAATCACAATGCTGAGAAACGAAAGGAAAGGTGTAACGCACAACCCTATCTTTGGACAGTTCACACCTAAGCCCAGTAATACCGTCTTTCAGCACCCTTCTTCAAAATCACCTCTGAAGATGAATCATGGTTATCCGGAGTaagaggctgcaggagccctgagTCACTTGCTGCACATCCAACATCCAGAATGCAGATGTGTGATTTTTACACTCATTCTTGGCAAAGAATAGCAAAACTCCCAAGAAAAGGGCCAACAAATCCTCGAGTATGGCATCTTATGCTACTTCAGTCACCCTTGACAGAGCAATTAAgactgagaagaaagaagacagcCTCCAGGTGAAAGCAGTTAAATGACCAGAGCGCTGCGTTTTGTTACTGCCGCCAGTCTTTATACTCCGGAGATCCTCCACCATTACCTCTGAAATTTACTTAACTGACAGTGCACTGCCCTATCTGGTAGGGCCACAGGATCTTCTGAAGCCAGGCAGGATTCCCTTCCATGCCCACGCTCAGGACTCAGGTAGGAGCGATGCTGTTTCAGTCCACAAGAAGTAAAACTCAGGATAGCCGCAGAAATCAGGATTCAACGGTGGCGTGATTTTCAGGGCACTGTACAGTGCCCTGCAGAGATTCTTGGCAGGGAGACAGTTGATTTTGTAAGTTTTCTGAAAGACTATCACCAGATCGGtccagttttcattaaaaaataaagtattttcagattCTCAAAATACTGTCTCTGTGTTCTAGGAGCGTGCACAAAGCACGTCAGGGCTGACTTCTCTTTGGCTGCACATGGAAAACTTTACCAGTTTTAAATTCCTTTCATGAGGGCCACAGCTATTAGTGTGCACTATgacacagtttttattttaggaGTACAGAAGAACTGCATTTAGGTTACGCTTGGCAAAATTCAGCACAAATCCATCCTTTATTTTGGTGTCAAATTCAATATCCTAAGACAGATGCATCTATATTTTAATGAACCACAGCTCTCCCCTCGTCCTGCACTGAGTcttaataatttcaaaaaacatGTTGGAAATGCCTTAGCTATATTTCAACTCAAGCAAATGTATGTACACCtatacttcaggaaaaaaaaaataaatccaggagAATCATAACTAAAGCTTCATTTGTCTCCAGAGAATAGCCATTGTGCATGTTCAGGCAACGTGCTAGCACTGACATAGCAAAGAATGTAATCACCTAGCATTGATAATGCTCCAGATGCTCAGCTAACCTCTCACATCCAACAACTCCACCTTCAATTCTTGAAACAGTAATGAAATCACAGCATAAATCAACCTGACACAGGGACTAATTATGGCAGCCCAACTAGGAAGCGTTTTGGAACACCACTagtttcaaaaaacatttagagCCGGTGTTGCTAAATAATTGCTTTATATAAGTGACACTCGGTATGGAAAGCCAAATAAATTGTaacagctcatttttttcttgccattaTTCTTAGGTGAATTTATTATAAGTTACTAGAAGACATGCAAAGTGCATGCCAGATGAGAACTCTGTATTTATAGCACGCTAAGTCAGTCAGCAAACAGAATCTCCTAAAAATATCCACAATGGTATGCAGCACGCCCGCTCTTTGGGGACTGCTCAGTCTGCGGTGGTCTGAATTTTAGACAGAGCACACAAGGACGAAGAAAACACCCAGGTAGGTCAATTCCTGGAGGAGTATACGAGTAACGGAGGCGATTCACATACAACACTATTAATTCTGTTTGGCAGGCACTCAAACATCCCAAGCCCTACAAGACTTCCCTGTGTGCTTCCTGATCTCTCCAGGTCAATACGATGCAATTTACATGCAGGGCACAGAAGCGTGCacccaggctgaacaagcctcATTCCTACTGTGGCTTAGCCTCCCATTTTTGCAGGTGTCAGGAATCTGAAGCCTATCAAATAACAGGCACCAGAGAGCTCTGGATGCACGCTGAGACATCCTTGAGAGAGTCACGATGACGATCATTTACAAAGAAAGGTGGCCTTGGGAACTCAGGCATTTGCTTCGGAGATAATTAAGAAGAGagtagaaagcaaaaataatttcttgtatGCATATGAAATGCTGCTCTGGTTTTActcaggttattttttttaaaagcacaaatcatttatttttgatttctgaGGTGCATGCCTTTAAAGAtactccaaaaataaaaccccttAGCAATCAGAGGTTTCTCGCTCCTCCTTTGCATAGGTTCAAGGACAACACGCTCCTTTACCACAGTAAACGGATACAATCTGTAGAAATGAACACAGGTCTCTCCTGAAactaattaaaacattaatgagACACGCTgcagaaaaatcttgaaaataatataaatttggTTCATGCATCTGCTAATAGCAGGGAGAACCTCCCCCAAAACCTTGGTGATATTGTTCCAAACCTGAAAGTTTTGAGCAAGACTAAAACAGCAAATCAAGAACATTTACATGATGAACTTCTCCGTGAACAGCTGGCAAGAAGAGGAGAGAATGTACTCAAGCAGATGGGTAGgcaacatgttttaaaaataggttcGAATTTTTAGCAGTGACAAAAGGCTTTCTTCACAAGACAAAGAAATGCCTTGGAAGGTTGTTGGAGTGGAGTCTGCAATTACGTGAGAGAACGCAAGGAGAGACACGCTGTCAGGATATCACGGCTGGattagaagaaattaaagagGAAGGCCTTGTTTGAACTGGCACTCCAAAGGCTCGGTCAGGTGTTAGCGCCGTCTTGATagccaaaagaaatatttatatatggcATTACAATTAAGCCAGCTTCCCTTTCTTCAGATCATTAACTATTTAAGTTTCTTCCCTAAACGCAGTACTGCCATTCTTATTATTTGGCTTCTCCCTAACACCTTTTGTTTACCAGGCAGGAGATCTCTCATCATCGCAGAGCCCTGGCTCCCTCTTCATCTGAAGGAAACCAAAAACAGGTCCCAAGGGCTTCACTAGAGCTGCTGGCAGATCCAGACAGTGCTCCTTTAGTTCTTTTAGCTCATTTGTCTGGACATGTAACATTTGAGACTAAAAGCACTCTTTGAGCTGGGGCAAGTGGTGGCAGACCttctacttcttttttcttgtccCCCATCTGCTCCTTAGGAGCGTTTGTGCCCCTGCTGCTCACTATATGTAAGCAGCAGGAACAACAGCAGAGCCCActaaatacagaagagaaagaccCTAAAAAGGGATCAGATTCCCCAAACCCATCTGtcataaaaaatattcaggaacTCCTTATCATTCGATTTGTCCTTGGACTGCTTTCCTAGCAcaatgaatttttattattgtattttttttaacctgcacTGTAGTTAATGGGATGCTAATATGTTTCCAAAACCCTTCATCTGATTGAAACATCTTCAATAACTGCTAACAAGACTCTTCTCTTTCACTTTGGAGTCAACTCGTAGGTataactgaagagaaaatgaggcACACATCTATCTCCCTCACAATCTGTGGTTGTTGTAAAGGTGCGTGCATCTGTACAGACATGTCTGTATTTCTCCCAACTTGCAAACCTGTCTCAATTTTAGCCTTCTTCTACAATCAGCAGAAATCAGTCAGCCTTTCATAGTTATTGCTCTCATTTCCCAAAGAGGACAAACATGGATGTGATTGTGTTTCACTGCTGCAGCCaagtgaagaggaagaaatcaaaacagCCCCTTAGTTTTCACTGTACTGCATCTTGGAAGACCTATGAACAGCAAGAGCAAGACTATCTGAAAACAcacatgggatttttttgtgtgcttacAACTGCAAACAGCAGTGTTACAATATCTCTAAAGAAAGGCAGAGTTTGTATGGAAAAGCAATAACTTATTAGACAAAAACCTTACAATCCTTCCTCATTCTGAATGGTTGGGAAGTAATTTAGAGAAGTATATCTTGTACTGAATATCTGCTGGCCTTcctcaaacattaaaaaacaggGTGAAGCTTCAACAGCAAGTCTCACTGCTTCTAAAatgctacacacacacacagatgaaGGAGGATATCCCAAATAGTCTCATAGCAAAGCATGCTTCCCAACACTTTTCCCAAGTTGGGGGGGGGCAAAGACATCAGAGCTACAGCTTTGGCTGGCGAAACAGGAACAGCACTGAAATCTGAAGTGTTTAAGTTTCACACTCATGGTTTCGCAAAGCAACTGAACTTGCGTGACACTGGGAGAGAAGGGCAAGGAAGTGACCAGAAGATATTTGATGCCCAAAAAAAAGGTGTGAGAAAGATGAAAGCAACCTTCTTCCATAGCAAGGAGAAGTCATTCATCACCTCCACCAGCTATTGTTGCAGTCAAACACTACTATAAAACGCATACAAGATACTACCCATACAGCATTACATACATTCAGTGGCTGGCAATAAATCCTGCACTGTAAGATACTTCATGAAATAGCCTGATAATTATTTGGCTTGAGTAGAATGCAACAAACTTCCTTCCCCTAATAAAGTTGGAGAGAAGCAACCAAACATCTGAATTATTACTCCAAGTCTTGAAGCAGGCCTGAAAGATGTCAACAGTTGTatctgaaattatatatttaaaacctgTCTATATATGCACATCATATAAAATTGTGTATGATTGTATGTAAGACAACATGAGGTTTTGTATAACACTGCACTGCTCAATCAACCTTAATGAAGAACTGATGtggcaaattttaaaaaacatttgttttctacagCTGGATTCTTACAAATTTGTTTCTAAGAGAAATCACATAGAAGTATGTCTTTATTCTTGCCTTCTCTCAATGCCCTCAAGAAGCAATTTAAATCTGAACACTGCAAGTGTATTTCTAGCAGGTGATTTCACCAGGAATTCTCCCTGTTGTGACCACCCAGGAATAGGATCACGAACATAAAGGGAGCTCTAAGGAGCTGTCAGCATTTCAAGTGACAGAAGTAACACACCAGCAGTTacccaaaacaaagaaaattctgAGAGATGGTCCAGTTTGAGCCAATTGTGGCACGTGTCATTGACAAAAAGAGGCTACATTACAACTACAGCAGTAGCTTCGCTGTAGTGGTGACAGTCGATGAAGAAATACTGCCTTGAAAGAGTGGAAAAACGAAATTAACCGTGGATCCCAAGGCCAGCTCTTTTACAGGCTGCTCTTAGAGAAGTAAGCATGTTTActttggggcagggagagaggggaagtCCTATCTGTGGAGGACCAGAGCAGGAAGCTACTGGTCACAGCTCCACAGTTATCACCCTACAGGCGCCGTGTCCCCTTGGACATCACGTGCAGGCCTGGCCCCTACGTCTGGGAGCACCATAAGGTCTTAGGAAATTTGGCCCTCgctctgctttctgccctcAGCTTCCCCCAGGAGTGCTTGTCACACATTCAACTATGTTGCATGggtttcttttggttttattctgtGGGACCAAGGCCTCAAGTTGTCAGCAAACCCAACTCTGAGCTAACACGTACGGTGCATGGCCGTATTTCCTCCATTACACTCTGATCCTAAGGCCTGCCAGGACCACGAGGCCCTCAGAGCCAGAAGAGGCTGCCCTAACTACGACCTAACTACGACTAGACAGACTACTACGAGTAGGTAGACTCCTACCGAAGGAACAGAGCAGCTAACTCATCATACTTTCCCATACGTTAACATCCCACATCATAATACCTTCTATTTTCTAGCACATTAATGGCATATTAATAAGCACTGTATAGGCTTCAGTGTGCTACGCTacagaattaatatttatacattACTTCTGTATGCAAAGCTGCTCAGTAAAAGTGACAATGGATTGTAATTCACTAATGGCAAATTAATTACAGTAACTAATGTAACGCCCACACACCGCTGATTGATGAAGCCAAGCAGTATGCCTGAAAACACAAAGAGCCAAAGATTCAGTGCAACTTGTTGAAGTTACTCCTGCTCTTCTTTAATTTGAATAGAATTGCTGTGCTAATTCTCGAAATTAATTGAGGCAGTTTTCAAGACAAAAAGGAACAATTCAGTCAATTTGCAAGTTACAACACATGGGAGGGAACTTCAAGCATGCATTTAATACACAAGTTAAATGCCAGATACCACACCTAGACAAGCTTGAGCTAGTTACCATCAGGACAAAAACAATCCTTCAAGTTATTTTTCACCATGCTGATGCTACCAATTTGTGATCTTCAGAGGGGCTACTCATTCCAAGCACTACTTGTTATGAGGAATCAGGAAGACAGACACAAAGCATGCAACTAGATCAGGATGCCTACATTCAATGTGACGTGGAGTTGTATCACTGAtatcacagaatatttaaattgagggggaaaaaaaaagtgtttcaagtAAGGCTTTTTTCCACAAGTATTGCAGTATTATGATTAAACAGCTACTCATCCTGATAGGAAATACTAAGATTTttagaacacaaaaaaaaagagcatttatgATCATCTCATGACCACCAAAGGACAGTGCATTTTAACACTTGCCACCCAAAACCTCAACGTATGGCATTCCTTATTCATTAGTGAGTAGATGAAGAGCATGCGCCTCTCCTGGTGCTTTTCCTCCTGCACCAGCAGAAGCAACAAGCTCTGCATCATCTCAGCCCCTATCCTCTTTAATATTCCAATTTCAGAGATTTGTGAAAGACAAAATATGCTGTAGTACAGCAACTAACACATTATGACCTGTCATAGAAAAGCATAATCAGAGTTACCCTGAAGAGACCCTCCTGCATCTGAACAGTTTCCTAGATTGCTGCTCCTTGTCAGTGCACTCACATTTAATCCAGTCCCTCCTTGCAGCAAGTCGGGTTGTGAGACAACAGTaaagcagggagaagaaataagTTCTTCCTCTGAGCAAGAATTGCCTACATGTTTTAATGATTCCCTCGTGCTTAGTACGAACTGCACAAGCCAGTGATAGGGCATCCTTTCATCACTGAAAGGAACGCATGTACCTTCTTCCCGCAAGCTACTGCGATGCTATAGCAAGCACCCCTGCAACAAAGCACTACTATTCGGCAGCTTGGTACTATGAGAAcagttgttttctctcttaagGGCAAATACTCCTTCATTATGATAGGGCTTGACAGCTCTCTGTTGTGTCCAACCAGTGCGCTGGGAGGAGACGGTTTCAGACCCAGGCAGGAACAGCTCTGATGCCTCCAGGTCAGCACAGCAGCGATGGATGGAGGCTGGCACGTGACAGCAGCCCTGCGCTCCCCGCAAGGCTCGGACCGAAGGCACTCCTGCCTTGGCTACCAACAGGTCGccttacagagaagaaaaaaacccagTCGGCTGCAGACGGCATTCACAAACCCATTAATTGAAATACAGCAACGGGGAAATTTCACATTAACCCTCcatcttccaaaaataaagcttttttttttggaggctgGCTGGTAGTTACAACACGTACCTTCTCTGATATGCATTAGATTTATGGAAAGAGtgaatccattaaaaaaaaaaagaaaaggtcacCTTGGACCTTAATGTTTGACTTGTAGGAACAATGACCTTTAAATAAGCAGCACCCGAAGCACTCTGCAACTTCCGTGCCGAGTGTTTCTGACTTCAAGGTAAAGAACCCAGGTGGCGAAATGCAAACCTAATTCATCTAAATATTgcaggaaagacaaaaagactGCTCTGGGTTTAGTGTGAGTGTTTAGAGGGCCTCTGCTTCTTGGTGAATTTGGGGTGGCTTCGCCTCCTGCCTCGACACCTCGCTCCTgtctctgcaaggctgctcccTGGAGCCATGGACAGCGCTGTGCCCAGAGAGGCACAGGGCgaggcacagagctgctgctctgctctgttagGGGgggtaaaataaatacagaaactttCTGAGCTTCTGCTTTCCCTCGCCTTCCCCAGGGCCTCAGCGTGCCCCGCAAGCGGAACGGGCAGCTCCTAACGGGCAACTGCAGCGGGTCGGGGGCAGGCACATGATCCAATTAAACCCTAATTATGTAAGCAGCCGGCGAGAGCATTTACACAGCCACCGGCTCTGCgctccccccaaaccccccccccaaaaaaaacccttttccCTTACCTCCGAACAGGTGCGGCGAGAGGTGCGCGGGCAGCGAGCCGATGACGAGCCGGGGTCCCCCGGagccacctccacctccaccacccCCGGAGCCAGCACCGGAGCCTCCACCTCCCCCGGGGGCTCTCTCCCGGCCGCCTTCCTCCGGGGTGCTGCTGACCGAGTCCTGCGAGCCGTAGGGGCCGCTGCTGTGGGGGATGCTGAAGGCGGGCTGCGCTGCGCGGCTCCCGGcgctgctggaagcagcagcagcagcggcggcggctcccAGGGACCTGCTGCGGGGCGCCGAccccgcggctccccccggggctgcggctgcCGCTGCCGAGCCGCCGGGAGCGGCGTGAGGAGCCGGAGCCGCTGCCGAGTgagccgcccgcccgccgcccgccgccctcccgttagtgctggaggaggaggaggaggagggcaggtcCCCGCCCGAGTACGCCCGGGTGCGGCCGTTGGCGGCGGTCGGGCTGCTCTGCTTCGCCCCCATGGTCCCTCGGCTGCCCTTCT comes from Aythya fuligula isolate bAytFul2 chromosome 2, bAytFul2.pri, whole genome shotgun sequence and encodes:
- the ZNRF2 gene encoding E3 ubiquitin-protein ligase ZNRF2, giving the protein MGAKQSSPTAANGRTRAYSGGDLPSSSSSSSTNGRAAGGGRAAHSAAAPAPHAAPGGSAAAAAAPGGAAGSAPRSRSLGAAAAAAAASSSAGSRAAQPAFSIPHSSGPYGSQDSVSSTPEEGGRERAPGGGGSGGPRLVIGSLPAHLSPHLFGGFKCPVCSKFVSSDEMDLHLVMCLTKPRITYNEDVLSKDTGECAICLEELQQGDTIARLPCLCIYHKGCIDEWFEVNRSCPEHPSD